Proteins encoded by one window of Mustelus asterias chromosome 9, sMusAst1.hap1.1, whole genome shotgun sequence:
- the csrp3 gene encoding cysteine and glycine-rich protein 3, whose translation MPQWGGGAKCAACEKTVYHAEEIQCNSRSFHKTCFLCMACRKALDSTTVAAHESEIYCKACYGKKYGPKGYGYGQGAGTLSSEALESPGTQQMEAKPRQSSNPSSSKFASKFGGAEKCPRCSQSVYAAEKVIGGGKAWHKTCFRCALCGKSLESTTVTDKDGEIYCKACYARNFGPKGVGHGQSGGALPSAD comes from the exons ATGCCGCAGTGGGGTGGTGGAGCCAAGTGCGCTGCCTGTGAGAAGACTGTCTACCATGCTGAGGAGATACAGTGCAACAGCAGAAGTTTCCACAAGACCTGCTTTCTTTGCA TGGCCTGCAGAAAGGCCCTAGACAGCACTACAGTCGCTGCACATGAATCCGAAATCTACTGCAAGGCTTGCTATGGCAAGAAGTATGGACCAAAGGGCTATGGCTACGGTCAAGGTGCCGGAACACTTAGTTCTGAGGCCCTAGAAAGTCCTGGCACCCAACAAATGGA GGCTAAACCACGCCAATCTTCAAACCCCAGCTCCTCCAAATTTGCCAGTAAATTTGGTGGTGCGGAGAAGTGCCCACGGTGCAGCCAGTCTGTGTATGCAGCCGAGAAGGTGATTGGAGGAGGAAAG GCATGGCACAAAACCTGTTTCCGCTGTGCACTGTGTGGCAAGAGCCTGGAATCAACAACCGTCACCGACAAAGATGGAGAAATCTACTGTAAAG CTTGTTATGCGAGGAACTTTGGCCCGAAAGGCGTGGGACATGGACAGTCGGGTGGAGCATTACCTAGTGCGGATTaa